One window from the genome of Terriglobales bacterium encodes:
- a CDS encoding IclR family transcriptional regulator — MRRERESKSAPVGVVTKVLRILEMLHDSPAGLQLREVAEKTAINKSTAYRVLAHLEHEGYVFRDSAGAYAIGVRLARLGSGASYQTTMRKISRPVLEELARITGETVSLAVLEGRDVLYLDVMESAHTFRQVSQIGMRHPLYCTALGKAMLAFYPEQEQKYLISGIDFERFTPHTITRAANLRKELTLIRQRGYSLDNEEVYLGSRCIGAPILDASDRVIAALSVSGPTTRVTRDRIPTFAAAARQAAAEVSTNLAANSKGFETRSGRHGAARKDAAVPSVANNDQLSSMMP; from the coding sequence ATGCGTCGAGAGAGAGAATCCAAGTCCGCTCCGGTTGGGGTGGTCACCAAAGTATTGCGAATCTTGGAAATGCTGCACGATTCCCCGGCAGGTCTGCAATTGAGGGAGGTCGCGGAGAAGACCGCGATTAACAAGAGCACGGCCTACCGTGTCCTGGCTCATCTGGAGCACGAAGGGTACGTGTTTCGCGACTCTGCCGGCGCGTATGCGATTGGGGTGCGACTGGCGCGTCTTGGATCGGGAGCGTCATACCAGACGACAATGCGCAAGATCAGCCGGCCGGTGCTGGAGGAGTTGGCGCGCATAACCGGCGAGACTGTCAGTCTTGCGGTTTTGGAAGGCCGCGACGTTCTTTATTTGGACGTGATGGAGAGCGCGCACACGTTTCGTCAGGTGTCCCAGATTGGGATGCGCCATCCGCTCTATTGCACCGCGTTGGGCAAGGCGATGCTTGCTTTCTATCCTGAGCAAGAGCAGAAATATCTGATTTCGGGAATCGACTTCGAACGTTTTACTCCACATACGATCACACGCGCCGCGAACCTGCGAAAGGAGCTGACGCTGATCCGGCAGCGTGGATACTCCCTAGACAATGAGGAGGTATATCTCGGCTCGCGCTGCATCGGCGCTCCCATTCTGGATGCGTCCGACCGGGTCATTGCGGCGCTCAGCGTATCAGGACCGACAACGCGCGTCACGCGAGACAGAATTCCGACCTTTGCAGCGGCGGCCCGGCAAGCGGCTGCGGAAGTCTCAACGAATCTAGCGGCTAACAGCAAAGGGTTTGAGACACGCTCTGGGCGGCACGGGGCAGCCCGTAAGGACGCAGCAGTTCCGAGCGTTGCAAACAACGATCAACTCAGCTCGATGATGCCATGA
- a CDS encoding carboxypeptidase-like regulatory domain-containing protein, whose translation MRAAYVVSAILVLSLAGFAQTAGQVTGLVTDPSGSVVVGATVTITNSQTNVARTTTTNSAGNYAFPALQPGVYYVKAELTGFRSEIRERVELQVEQIARIDFRLQVGAVTETVEVSGGAPLLTTESATVGTVIDNDRIVGLPLNGRSFTQLIALTPNVSYNSVSNGGQASARQGGDRTTQEIFVAGARREYTNFTLDGVENTDPGFNTYALLPSIDALQEFKVQAGVYPAEFGHLQIQVNVSTLSGTNQFHGALFEFVRNDAFDALPYNFTSKPLTSSPFKQNQYGYTLAGPVRIPKLFNGQDRLFFMSNYEGFRLRQQTQTVYTTFPAAFRTGDFSSVLATHVITDPTTGLPFPGNVIPANRLDTIAKGFLQYYPAPNIPNAPNNGLSNNYLAKDKITGNKWQITERVDFTQNAKSSWFARFSMQDESGIQPALAQNGMSLVTNAKQTAISNTFIFSPTILNEFRVGFLNFYNNFAPELAGITNVNTQLNLPGLLSNPAPPAWGVPNVTLADGFSGFGNGTDGPYTTSDHILQVVDNISWTRGNHSFKFGAEVGRTDFNETGNQYARAQYNFSNKATGYGPADFMLGYVNSTVDAVALAVARFRMTRQFYYIQDSWKIRPNITISYGMRYEYVPAWSDRVPLVNVWFPNNNYNLQGDPKGLNPQPVETRPCIIENGSGTFNGGNVVFPTVAQGGVCTARDGRLGPNLVESDKTNFAPRFGVAWSPTNNWTIRMGAGIFYTQDTGNPVFDMARSLSGKLQVTQTNNNLTFENPFGSNGVANVCGVSAPLVCVPTPTLVSTFYRRQTPSVEEYEMNIQRQFGSNMALEVGYLGTQGHHLPRYVYFNAAAPGPGSQLSREAWPNFNNTVENIGNVNSNYNAFSGKLTRRMSSGLTFLLGYTYSKSIDDGSGLRTLGTDQIGAQNSYCLACERGLSIFDQKHRFVASALYQLPFGKGRSYMNQGVAGTLIGGWDLGMIFSTASGSPVNIADGICQSNIGASCMDRPNVVPGASAQLSNPNKLEWFNVQAFALQPQYTFGNSGRNTVIGPRLFSIDTTLEKNFRFTERLNLQLRLDAFNLLNHPNFGSPGNSLTANHLDANGVPIPGSGGFGTITSLNPNVSMRQLQLGAKIVF comes from the coding sequence ATGCGCGCAGCTTATGTGGTTTCGGCGATATTGGTTCTGAGTCTCGCCGGTTTCGCTCAAACCGCGGGTCAGGTTACTGGTCTGGTCACAGATCCAAGCGGCAGTGTAGTAGTCGGCGCTACGGTAACCATTACCAACTCTCAGACGAATGTCGCACGGACAACCACTACGAACAGTGCCGGCAATTACGCTTTTCCCGCGCTCCAGCCCGGTGTTTATTACGTAAAAGCGGAGTTGACCGGCTTTCGGAGCGAGATTCGCGAAAGGGTGGAACTACAGGTCGAGCAGATTGCGCGCATTGACTTTCGCCTGCAAGTCGGGGCAGTTACCGAAACGGTAGAAGTTTCGGGAGGCGCTCCCTTGCTCACGACCGAGAGCGCAACCGTTGGAACGGTCATCGACAATGACCGCATTGTAGGGCTGCCTCTAAACGGGCGCAGCTTCACCCAGTTGATCGCTCTTACCCCCAACGTTTCCTACAATAGCGTCTCTAATGGAGGCCAAGCCAGCGCTCGCCAAGGCGGCGATCGAACTACGCAGGAAATCTTTGTCGCCGGCGCGCGCCGCGAGTACACGAACTTTACGCTCGACGGTGTGGAAAATACCGATCCCGGCTTCAACACTTACGCATTGCTGCCCTCGATCGATGCCTTACAGGAATTCAAGGTGCAAGCCGGCGTTTACCCCGCGGAATTTGGGCACCTGCAGATTCAGGTAAACGTCTCCACTCTAAGCGGAACCAATCAATTCCACGGCGCGCTGTTCGAGTTCGTGCGCAACGACGCTTTTGACGCACTCCCTTACAACTTCACCTCCAAGCCGTTAACCTCCTCGCCGTTCAAGCAGAACCAATATGGCTATACTCTGGCGGGACCTGTCCGCATTCCCAAGCTCTTCAATGGCCAGGATCGGCTGTTCTTCATGTCCAACTACGAAGGCTTCAGGCTACGGCAGCAAACCCAGACGGTTTACACGACATTCCCAGCCGCATTCCGAACCGGTGACTTCTCCTCAGTCCTGGCAACCCACGTCATCACCGATCCGACGACTGGCCTGCCTTTCCCCGGCAATGTGATTCCCGCGAACCGTCTGGACACGATTGCCAAAGGATTCTTGCAGTATTATCCCGCGCCCAACATCCCGAACGCACCGAACAACGGCCTGTCCAACAATTACCTCGCAAAGGACAAAATCACGGGAAACAAATGGCAGATAACCGAGCGCGTGGACTTTACGCAAAACGCGAAATCAAGTTGGTTTGCCCGTTTTAGCATGCAGGATGAAAGCGGGATCCAGCCGGCTTTAGCTCAGAACGGCATGAGCCTGGTCACCAATGCCAAGCAGACGGCGATCAGTAACACGTTCATTTTCTCGCCGACCATTCTGAACGAATTCCGTGTTGGCTTTCTGAACTTCTACAATAATTTTGCACCCGAACTGGCGGGCATAACGAACGTCAACACTCAGTTGAATCTTCCGGGCCTCTTGAGTAACCCGGCGCCCCCGGCCTGGGGCGTTCCCAACGTCACCCTGGCAGATGGCTTTAGCGGTTTTGGCAACGGCACTGACGGTCCTTACACGACCTCGGATCACATCTTACAGGTGGTGGACAATATTTCCTGGACCCGCGGGAACCACTCGTTCAAGTTCGGCGCCGAGGTTGGCCGCACAGATTTCAACGAAACTGGGAACCAATACGCCCGCGCGCAATATAACTTCTCGAATAAAGCTACCGGATATGGTCCTGCCGACTTCATGCTCGGTTACGTCAACAGTACGGTAGACGCCGTCGCCCTGGCGGTCGCGCGGTTCCGTATGACGAGGCAGTTCTATTACATCCAGGATAGCTGGAAGATCCGGCCAAACATCACCATCAGCTACGGAATGCGCTACGAATATGTGCCGGCCTGGAGTGACAGAGTGCCTCTGGTCAATGTTTGGTTTCCCAACAACAATTACAACCTCCAAGGCGACCCCAAGGGTCTCAATCCACAGCCGGTGGAGACGCGGCCCTGCATTATCGAAAACGGAAGCGGCACTTTTAATGGTGGCAATGTTGTTTTTCCGACGGTCGCTCAGGGGGGCGTTTGTACCGCTCGCGATGGGCGGCTGGGTCCCAATCTCGTCGAGTCGGATAAGACGAATTTTGCTCCGCGCTTTGGGGTTGCGTGGAGTCCCACAAACAACTGGACGATCCGCATGGGCGCCGGCATTTTCTACACACAAGACACCGGTAATCCCGTATTCGATATGGCGCGCAGTCTTTCCGGAAAACTTCAGGTTACCCAGACCAATAACAACCTCACCTTCGAAAACCCCTTCGGCTCCAATGGGGTGGCGAACGTCTGTGGTGTCTCCGCTCCGCTGGTGTGTGTCCCTACACCCACTCTTGTCAGTACCTTTTACCGCCGCCAGACGCCCTCTGTGGAAGAGTATGAAATGAATATCCAACGGCAGTTTGGCAGCAACATGGCCCTCGAAGTTGGTTACCTGGGAACGCAAGGTCATCACCTGCCGCGTTATGTATATTTCAACGCCGCAGCGCCCGGACCGGGCTCCCAACTCAGCCGCGAAGCGTGGCCGAACTTCAACAACACCGTGGAGAACATTGGTAATGTGAACTCCAACTACAACGCGTTCTCCGGTAAACTCACGCGGCGCATGTCCAGCGGCCTTACCTTCCTGCTCGGCTATACGTACTCGAAGTCGATCGACGACGGCAGCGGGCTGCGCACGCTCGGCACCGATCAGATCGGCGCTCAGAATTCGTATTGCCTTGCGTGCGAGCGTGGCCTGTCGATCTTCGACCAGAAACACCGCTTTGTGGCTTCAGCTCTTTACCAATTGCCGTTCGGAAAAGGCCGCTCGTACATGAATCAGGGAGTAGCCGGCACCCTCATCGGCGGGTGGGATCTCGGGATGATCTTTTCCACGGCCTCCGGTTCCCCTGTCAACATCGCGGACGGCATATGTCAATCCAATATCGGCGCCAGCTGCATGGATCGGCCGAATGTGGTGCCCGGCGCGTCAGCGCAGCTCAGCAATCCCAATAAATTGGAGTGGTTTAATGTGCAAGCCTTTGCTCTGCAACCGCAGTACACGTTCGGAAACTCGGGACGGAACACGGTGATCGGCCCGCGATTGTTCAGTATCGATACCACCCTCGAGAAGAATTTTAGATTCACCGAACGACTGAACCTGCAGTTGCGGCTCGATGCTTTCAATCTCTTAAACCATCCCAACTTTGGCAGCCCGGGCAATAGCCTGACTGCCAACCATCTGGATGCCAATGGTGTGCCCATTCCGGGAAGCGGCGGCTTCGGCACGATTACCAGCCTCAACCCCAACGTAAGCATGCGACAGTTGCAGCTTGGCGCAAAGATCGTCTTCTGA
- a CDS encoding alpha/beta hydrolase, translating into MTRRSLASSLLMLPAGWAWQARAQTSATQPPAADELTTIDGDGTAHVKRAVPIPKTISPEAYALMARGKRWTPETGTKEAADFDEKLHATYPVDITETTLAGVACKMVVPKQAAANKQNRVLICLHGGGFTSDSGSTLEGTTIAALTGTKVFAVEYRLAPQNPFPAAVDDAVAVYKYLLKQYVPKKIGVYGTSAGAVLAAQMAVESRKLGLPLPAVLGFFSGYVDLARYGDSRFLYGTNGFTNFSSMLPALKGLGMIPYVGSHDRQDPVLSPMYADLKGFPPTLCMTSTRDHCLSGTVDFHRALLRAGVDARLLVFDAMPHAFWYLFDLPESKEALEAQATFLDRHLA; encoded by the coding sequence ATGACGAGAAGATCGCTGGCGTCCTCATTATTGATGTTGCCGGCAGGGTGGGCATGGCAGGCACGAGCCCAGACATCGGCGACTCAGCCGCCGGCCGCGGACGAGCTGACGACCATTGACGGTGACGGGACTGCGCACGTCAAGCGCGCGGTTCCCATCCCCAAGACCATCTCGCCCGAGGCTTATGCCCTGATGGCACGCGGGAAGCGATGGACGCCGGAAACGGGAACGAAAGAAGCAGCCGACTTCGACGAGAAATTGCATGCTACTTATCCGGTTGACATCACTGAGACAACGTTGGCCGGAGTGGCGTGCAAGATGGTTGTCCCGAAACAGGCTGCGGCGAATAAGCAGAACCGCGTTCTAATCTGTCTGCATGGCGGAGGGTTTACCTCCGATTCCGGTTCGACGCTCGAAGGCACTACCATCGCGGCGCTGACCGGCACTAAGGTGTTCGCGGTCGAGTATCGGCTGGCGCCACAGAATCCGTTTCCCGCGGCTGTGGACGACGCGGTAGCGGTATACAAGTACCTTCTCAAGCAGTATGTGCCAAAGAAGATCGGCGTATATGGTACGTCCGCGGGAGCCGTGCTAGCGGCTCAGATGGCGGTTGAGTCACGCAAGCTCGGCCTTCCTCTACCTGCCGTTTTGGGCTTCTTCTCCGGGTATGTCGATCTCGCGCGCTATGGAGACTCGAGGTTTCTTTACGGCACAAACGGATTCACTAACTTCAGCTCGATGCTTCCTGCCCTGAAGGGGCTGGGAATGATCCCATACGTCGGCAGCCATGATCGCCAGGATCCTGTGCTTTCGCCGATGTACGCAGACTTGAAAGGTTTCCCGCCGACGCTTTGCATGACTTCGACGCGCGATCACTGTCTCAGTGGCACCGTCGATTTTCATCGAGCGCTGTTGCGGGCGGGCGTGGACGCACGTTTGCTGGTCTTTGACGCCATGCCGCACGCCTTCTGGTATCTGTTTGACTTGCCGGAATCCAAGGAGGCGCTTGAGGCACAGGCTACTTTCCTGGATCGTCATCTAGCCTGA
- a CDS encoding VOC family protein: MIQTIEAMLNKFESGKMSRRQLVLSLATLAVAAKARAQEKPSRAVSINHITVKVPDLHRTSNFYQEFFGMPLKQHSAKTHILGVGDACFFGIEQGDSQARVDHYDFGIAGFDADDVRAKLTKLNLKFDSGNSKESFKFFDPDGFHVQVNAPDYVGHVS, translated from the coding sequence ATGATTCAAACGATAGAAGCGATGCTGAACAAGTTCGAGTCCGGCAAAATGAGCCGCCGCCAACTCGTCCTCTCGCTGGCGACACTGGCGGTTGCCGCAAAGGCGCGGGCGCAGGAGAAACCCAGCCGTGCTGTAAGCATCAACCACATCACCGTGAAAGTTCCCGACCTGCACCGCACCTCAAACTTTTACCAGGAATTCTTCGGAATGCCCCTGAAGCAGCACTCGGCAAAAACCCACATCCTGGGAGTGGGCGACGCTTGCTTCTTTGGCATCGAGCAAGGCGACAGTCAGGCGAGAGTCGATCACTACGATTTCGGAATTGCGGGCTTCGACGCCGACGACGTGCGTGCGAAATTAACCAAGCTCAATTTGAAATTCGATAGCGGTAATTCGAAGGAATCGTTCAAGTTTTTTGACCCGGACGGCTTCCACGTTCAAGTGAACGCACCGGACTACGTCGGTCATGTGAGCTGA